A window from Citrus sinensis cultivar Valencia sweet orange chromosome 3, DVS_A1.0, whole genome shotgun sequence encodes these proteins:
- the LOC127901334 gene encoding pentatricopeptide repeat-containing protein At5g16420, mitochondrial-like: protein MICSLPKSWETKKGKRFNTTLQVQKDQDPVTASLEFELCSVGVAMLRHLHQKITAPSCLLQSIGGARCSLSTITVTPPIKPWPQRLYPKRLVSMIFRQQNLDLALQIFHYAGKFHPNFSHNYDTYHSIIHKLARARAFDAVESLLTELKQNPEIKCGENLFITVIRNYGLAGRPELAVKTFLRIEKFNVQRSVRSLNTLLNALVQNKRYDLVHLMFKNSRHKFKVVPNVFTCNILIKALCKKDDVEGAIRVLDEMPSMGMVPNLVTHTTILGGYVWRGDIENAKRVFGDILDRGWVPDATTYTVLMDGYIKLGRLTDAVKVMDEMEDNGVEPNEVTYGVMIEAFCKGKKSGEARNLLDDMLQRKYVPSSALCCKVIDLLCEEGKVEDACELWKRLLRKNCMPDNAISSTIIHWLCKEGKIWEAKKLFDEFERGSIPSLLTYNTLIAGMCESAELTEAGRLWDDMVEKGVEPNVFTYNMLIQGFCKIGNAKEGIRILEEMLDKGCFPNKTSFSLLIEGLYESGNEGEVGKVVSMATASGSVESDSWNFLLTRIVSDLDSGAGALDELLVKNC from the coding sequence ATGATTTGCTCGTTACCAAAAAGTtgggaaacaaaaaaaggCAAACGCTTTAATACAACTCTCCAAGTCCAAAAGGACCAAGACCCAGTAACTGCTTCTCTTGAGTTCGAGCTCTGTTCAGTTGGGGTTGCGATGCTGCGTCATCTCCACCAGAAGATCACAGCCCCAAGTTGCCTTCTCCAATCAATCGGAGGCGCACGATGTTCTCTCTCGACCATCACAGTCACACCCCCCATCAAACCCTGGCCCCAACGCCTCTACCCAAAACGCCTTGTCTCCATGATCTTCCGTCAGCAAAATCTCGATCTTGCCCTCCAAATATTCCACTACGCCGGAAAATTCCACCCCAACTTTTCCCACAATTACGACACCTACCACTCCATCATCCACAAACTCGCTCGCGCTCGCGCTTTCGACGCAGTCGAATCTCTCCTCACTGAGCTAAAACAAAACCCGGAAATCAAATGCGGcgaaaatttattcattaccGTCATTCGTAACTACGGTCTCGCCGGTCGCCCTGAATTAGCCGTCAAGACATTTTTGCGCATTGAAAAATTTAACGTGCAACGTTCTGTACGGTCGTTGAATACTCTGTTAAACGCTTTAGTGCAAAACAAGAGGTATGATTTGGTTCATTTGATGTTCAAGAATTCCCGACACAAGTTTAAGGTCGTCCCGAATGTGTTCACTTGTAACATTCTGATTAAAGCACTTTGTAAGAAAGATGACGTTGAGGGTGCGATTAGGGTTTTAGATGAAATGCCATCAATGGGAATGGTGCCTAATTTGGTGACGCATACGACAATTTTAGGTGGGTATGTTTGGAGAGGAGATATTGAGAATGCTAAGAGAGTTTTTGGCGATATTTTGGATCGTGGGTGGGTTCCTGATGCGACAACGTATACGGTTTTAATGGATGGGTATATTAAGCTAGGGAGATTAACTGATGCTGTCAAGGTAATGGATGAGATGGAGGATAATGGCGTTGAGCCTAATGAAGTTACTTATGGGGTTATGATTGAAGCCTTTTGTAAGGGGAAAAAATCAGGTGAAGCACGTAACTTGCTTGATGATATGCTTCAGAGAAAGTACGTACCCAGTTCGGCTCTTTGTTGTAAGGTTATTGATTTGTTGTGTGAGGAAGGCAAGGTTGAGGATGCTTGCGAGTTGTGGAAAAGACTTTTGAGGAAGAATTGTATGCCAGATAACGCCATTTCTAGCACAATTATTCATTGGCTTTGTAAAGAAGGGAAGATTTGGGAAGCCAAGAAGTTGTTTGATGAGTTTGAGAGAGGTTCCATTCCTAGTTTGTTAACTTATAATACGCTGATTGCAGGAATGTGTGAGAGTGCGGAGTTAACCGAGGCGGGGAGGTTGTGGGATGATATGGTGGAGAAAGGGGTTGAACCAAATGTGTTTACTTATAACATGTTGATTCAGGGTTTTTGTAAGATTGGTAATGCAAAGGAGGGGATTAGGATTTTAGAGGAAATGCTGGATAAAGGCTGTTTTCCAAATAAGACAAGTTTTTCTTTGTTGATCGAGGGCCTGTACGAGTCAGGAAATGAAGGAGAGGTTGGTAAGGTTGTTTCAATGGCAACGGCTAGTGGAAGTGTTGAAAGTGATTCCTGGAATTTTCTCTTGACCAGGATTGTTAGTGATCTGGATAGTGGGGCTGGTGCACTTGAtgaattattagtaaaaaattGCTAA